Proteins from a genomic interval of Niabella soli DSM 19437:
- a CDS encoding methyltransferase domain-containing protein gives MSTDSSIPDPPKGLGRFYSYLNSAINVLRKYKGAEPLAHFLKHHFAAHKKMGSKDRKQIAHLCYCYFRLGKAFTDLSLEQQVLLGLKKSDKAPGPEWNQIIAAYKVPDEAPPGIFPWKDKLSAAIDAAALERSFLIQPDLFLRIRPGNQEAVLKKLTDAGVAFEKEGAALRLLNTARVGEVLSVNKEVVVQDLSSQEISFFLKHFKSEIPNQKSEIRVWDCCAASGGKSILAVDELGVVDLTVSDIRASIIANLKERFREAGINNYRAFIGDATKPNDQLSNALFDLVITDVPCTGSGTWSRTPEQLFYFNPQQIVHYTKLQRSILQNSVRHVKKGGYLLYITCSVFKAENEDQVAFLTAQGFEVVEQQVITGYDRKADTLFGALLKKT, from the coding sequence TTGTCAACTGATTCATCCATACCAGATCCCCCCAAAGGATTGGGGCGTTTTTATTCCTATTTAAATAGCGCGATAAACGTGCTCCGGAAATACAAAGGGGCAGAGCCGCTTGCTCATTTCCTCAAACATCATTTTGCCGCCCATAAGAAGATGGGGAGTAAAGACCGGAAACAGATTGCGCATCTTTGTTACTGTTATTTCCGGCTGGGGAAAGCTTTTACCGATCTTTCGCTGGAGCAGCAGGTGCTGTTGGGTTTAAAAAAGTCCGATAAGGCCCCCGGTCCTGAATGGAATCAGATCATTGCAGCATACAAAGTGCCGGATGAGGCGCCGCCGGGTATTTTCCCCTGGAAGGATAAATTAAGCGCGGCCATTGATGCCGCCGCATTGGAACGATCTTTTTTGATACAGCCCGACCTGTTCCTGCGCATTCGCCCGGGTAATCAAGAGGCGGTTTTAAAGAAACTGACAGATGCCGGTGTTGCTTTTGAAAAAGAGGGAGCTGCTTTAAGGCTATTAAATACGGCCAGGGTGGGTGAGGTGCTTTCTGTAAATAAAGAGGTGGTGGTGCAGGACCTTAGCTCACAGGAAATTAGTTTCTTTTTGAAACATTTTAAATCAGAAATTCCAAATCAAAAATCAGAAATCCGCGTTTGGGATTGTTGCGCGGCCAGTGGCGGCAAATCCATTTTAGCGGTGGATGAACTGGGGGTAGTTGACCTGACCGTTTCAGATATCCGCGCTTCTATTATTGCCAATTTAAAAGAACGGTTTCGTGAAGCGGGAATCAATAACTATCGTGCGTTTATTGGTGATGCAACAAAGCCAAATGATCAGTTGAGCAATGCCCTTTTTGATCTGGTTATTACGGATGTACCGTGCACCGGCAGCGGCACCTGGAGCCGCACACCGGAACAACTGTTTTATTTTAATCCCCAACAGATTGTACACTATACAAAATTGCAGCGAAGCATCTTACAAAACAGTGTGCGGCACGTTAAAAAGGGCGGCTATCTGCTCTATATTACGTGTTCGGTTTTTAAAGCGGAAAATGAAGACCAGGTGGCCTTTTTAACCGCACAAGGTTTCGAGGTGGTGGAGCAGCAGGTGATCACCGGTTATGATAGAAAAGCCGATACGCTATTTGGGGCGTTATTAAAAAAAACATGA
- a CDS encoding N-acetylglucosamine kinase has protein sequence MTKVQLIADAGSTKAEWCLLNNGKIKTVLTSGVSPYFLNGDQIAALLGKELLPKLKNAVIDEVYYYGTGCLNPDNQKMVQKSLKRVFKEARVKVWHDVEGAARGLCVRQKGIACILGTGSSSCYYDGKAIRKNNPGLGYVLGDEGSGAYLGRKVVQYYLYNTFDEDLRARFDATYVTNANEILERVYKQPLPNRYLAGFAKFLADNRGHYMVENIIEDGLNDFFFTHLCKFQETWKYPVNFVGSIAFGFKDVIKELCNSYSFELGKILQKPMKGLIEYHS, from the coding sequence TAAACAACGGGAAAATCAAAACGGTGCTAACCAGCGGGGTAAGCCCTTATTTTTTAAATGGAGACCAGATTGCGGCGCTTTTGGGTAAAGAGCTGCTGCCCAAACTGAAAAATGCTGTAATTGATGAAGTGTACTATTACGGTACGGGCTGCCTCAACCCGGATAATCAAAAAATGGTTCAAAAAAGCCTGAAGCGGGTTTTTAAAGAGGCACGTGTCAAAGTTTGGCACGATGTGGAGGGCGCCGCCCGCGGGCTTTGTGTAAGACAAAAGGGGATCGCCTGTATTTTAGGCACAGGGTCGAGCTCTTGTTATTATGACGGGAAAGCGATCCGCAAAAATAACCCTGGTCTGGGATATGTACTGGGAGACGAAGGGAGTGGGGCGTACCTGGGACGTAAAGTGGTTCAATATTATCTCTATAATACATTTGATGAAGACCTGCGTGCCCGTTTTGACGCAACATATGTAACCAATGCAAATGAGATCCTGGAGCGGGTATATAAACAACCGCTACCCAACCGTTACCTGGCCGGGTTTGCAAAATTCCTGGCCGACAACCGCGGGCATTATATGGTGGAGAACATCATCGAAGACGGGTTAAATGACTTTTTCTTCACGCATCTTTGTAAATTTCAGGAGACCTGGAAATATCCGGTTAATTTTGTGGGGAGTATTGCTTTTGGTTTTAAAGATGTTATAAAAGAGCTGTGTAACAGCTATAGTTTTGAATTGGGTAAAATACTGCAGAAACCAATGAAAGGACTTATCGAATATCATTCCTAA
- a CDS encoding response regulator transcription factor, producing the protein MNPSTIKVAVFDDNAYRRESLNMLIDASPRMTCTGTFFDCSNVINDIRKAEPDVVLMDIDMPNVNGIEGVKIIKVNFPHVAILMQTVFEDDDKIFASICSGASGYILKKSPPAQLLQAIEDVYNGDAAMTASIAKKVLTAFQKNVFFENNTPETTLTIREKEILNLLVKGYSRKMVASACNLSIHTVNTHIKNVYEKLQVNSVSEAVVKALNQKLI; encoded by the coding sequence ATGAATCCATCAACCATAAAAGTGGCTGTTTTTGACGATAACGCTTACCGTAGGGAAAGTTTGAATATGTTGATTGACGCATCGCCCCGGATGACCTGCACCGGAACTTTTTTTGACTGCAGCAATGTTATAAATGATATCCGCAAAGCGGAACCAGATGTGGTGCTAATGGACATTGATATGCCTAATGTAAACGGCATCGAAGGGGTGAAAATCATAAAGGTCAACTTTCCTCATGTGGCCATTCTGATGCAAACGGTTTTTGAGGACGACGATAAGATCTTTGCTTCCATATGCTCCGGTGCTTCGGGGTATATTTTAAAAAAATCCCCCCCGGCGCAACTGCTGCAGGCAATTGAAGATGTCTACAATGGCGATGCAGCCATGACAGCATCTATTGCCAAAAAAGTGTTGACTGCTTTTCAGAAAAACGTATTTTTTGAGAACAATACACCAGAAACTACGCTTACAATAAGGGAAAAAGAGATATTGAATCTCCTCGTGAAAGGGTATTCCCGCAAAATGGTGGCGTCTGCCTGCAATTTGAGTATCCACACGGTAAATACCCATATTAAAAATGTATATGAAAAACTGCAGGTGAACTCAGTTTCTGAAGCCGTGGTAAAGGCGCTTAATCAAAAACTGATTTAA
- the rpsT gene encoding 30S ribosomal protein S20 has translation MANHTATKKHARQALKRRDRNRYYGKTTRNAIKELRAAEGKDAKASLPSVESMIDKLAKRGVIHRKKAANLKSKLARKINADLAAK, from the coding sequence ATGGCGAATCATACAGCTACAAAGAAACATGCACGTCAGGCCTTAAAACGTCGCGACAGAAACCGGTATTATGGTAAAACTACCCGTAATGCTATTAAAGAGTTAAGAGCGGCTGAAGGCAAGGATGCAAAGGCGAGTTTACCTTCTGTTGAAAGCATGATCGATAAATTAGCGAAAAGAGGCGTTATCCATCGTAAAAAAGCTGCGAATTTAAAAAGCAAGCTGGCGCGGAAGATCAATGCTGATCTGGCGGCTAAGTAG
- the murQ gene encoding N-acetylmuramic acid 6-phosphate etherase: MTREKITEQSSNYDHLEKMSVLELLSSMNREDQTVPLAVEKVIPAIEKLIEAIVEHMVVGGRLFYIGAGTSGRLGILDASEIPPTYGLPAGVVIGVIAGGSKAITTPVENAEDDDLQGWKDLETYNINEQDVVVGVAASGSTPYVIGALRECRKRGIVTGSITSNPNALVSEVSDHPIEVIVGPEFVTGSTRMKSGTAQKLVLNMISTTVMIQLGRVEGNRMVNMQLTNSKLIDRGTKMVMEQTGLKDYEQAKQLLIRNKSVKNAVIEYENTQQS; this comes from the coding sequence ATGACGAGAGAAAAAATTACAGAACAGTCGAGCAACTATGATCACCTTGAAAAGATGTCGGTCCTTGAGTTGTTGTCTTCAATGAACCGGGAGGATCAGACCGTACCACTGGCCGTGGAAAAAGTGATCCCGGCTATTGAAAAGCTGATCGAAGCCATTGTGGAACATATGGTCGTGGGCGGCCGGTTATTTTATATTGGGGCCGGAACCAGCGGCCGCCTGGGAATACTGGATGCCAGCGAAATCCCCCCTACCTATGGGCTGCCGGCTGGCGTGGTTATTGGAGTGATAGCCGGGGGCAGCAAGGCTATTACGACGCCTGTGGAAAATGCGGAAGATGACGACCTGCAGGGTTGGAAAGATCTGGAAACCTATAATATAAATGAGCAGGATGTAGTAGTAGGGGTTGCCGCCAGCGGTTCTACCCCCTATGTAATCGGTGCATTGCGTGAGTGCCGCAAAAGAGGTATTGTTACCGGCAGCATCACTTCTAACCCCAATGCCCTGGTCAGCGAAGTATCTGATCACCCAATTGAAGTGATTGTAGGCCCCGAATTTGTTACCGGCAGCACCCGAATGAAAAGCGGAACCGCGCAGAAGCTGGTGCTGAACATGATCTCCACCACGGTGATGATCCAGTTGGGAAGGGTAGAAGGCAACCGTATGGTAAATATGCAACTAACCAACTCCAAGCTGATCGACCGGGGAACCAAAATGGTAATGGAGCAAACCGGGCTAAAAGATTATGAGCAGGCCAAGCAACTGTTGATCCGTAATAAAAGCGTTAAAAATGCGGTAATTGAATATGAAAATACCCAGCAATCATAA
- a CDS encoding glycoside hydrolase family 18 protein translates to MKNWLLALILLQIVGTASAQKNYKTVAYYSGDSATLIQYDFSHITHLIYGFGHLDSLGRFAIFKAKDTAVLRGFQIVKSQHPQLKIMIALGGWGGCRPCSQRFSHPDSIDFFSRSVKDFLTAFKLDGIDLDWEYPALKNVPGYPFAPEDKQNFTRLVSSLRKALGRQKIITFAAGGFQTYLDEAVEWKKLSPLINFVNLMTYDLVHGYSTRTGHQSSLYSALPEEESVNRAIGFFKKIQFPLQKIIVGVPFYVRVFQTDSAVTNGLFQPARFLFMRGYRWNNDSLSFHNGFAEYWDTKAQEPYWFNKERNLFATGDNHRSLRLKIDYIKKQHLGGIMFWELFYDTPKDGLLDNLHF, encoded by the coding sequence GTGAAAAATTGGCTCCTGGCGTTGATCTTATTACAAATTGTCGGCACGGCTTCTGCGCAAAAAAATTACAAAACTGTAGCCTATTATTCCGGCGACAGCGCTACCCTGATACAGTATGACTTCAGCCACATCACGCACCTCATCTACGGATTCGGGCACCTGGACAGCCTGGGGAGATTCGCCATATTTAAAGCAAAAGACACGGCAGTATTAAGAGGATTTCAAATTGTAAAAAGCCAACACCCCCAATTAAAAATAATGATCGCCCTGGGTGGCTGGGGCGGATGCAGGCCCTGCTCGCAGAGATTTAGTCATCCCGACAGTATCGATTTTTTTTCCCGGTCGGTAAAAGATTTTTTAACCGCATTTAAACTGGACGGTATCGACCTGGATTGGGAATATCCCGCGCTAAAGAACGTTCCGGGTTATCCTTTTGCACCGGAAGACAAACAAAACTTTACCCGGCTGGTATCTTCCCTCAGGAAAGCATTGGGCAGGCAAAAGATTATAACCTTTGCCGCAGGCGGATTTCAGACGTATTTAGATGAAGCCGTTGAATGGAAAAAACTTTCCCCACTGATTAATTTTGTCAACCTGATGACCTATGATCTGGTACATGGCTATTCCACCAGGACCGGCCATCAATCTTCTTTATACAGTGCATTGCCGGAAGAAGAATCGGTAAACCGGGCGATCGGGTTCTTCAAAAAAATACAATTCCCGCTTCAGAAAATAATTGTAGGCGTGCCGTTTTATGTACGCGTATTCCAGACAGATTCAGCCGTAACTAATGGACTGTTTCAACCGGCGCGGTTCCTGTTTATGCGGGGGTATCGCTGGAATAATGATTCCCTTTCTTTCCATAACGGGTTCGCTGAATATTGGGATACAAAAGCACAGGAACCTTATTGGTTCAATAAAGAACGTAATTTATTTGCAACGGGAGATAACCACCGGTCACTAAGATTAAAGATCGATTATATCAAAAAGCAGCACCTGGGTGGCATTATGTTCTGGGAGCTTTTTTACGATACACCCAAAGACGGGTTACTCGACAACCTCCATTTTTAA
- the odhB gene encoding 2-oxoglutarate dehydrogenase complex dihydrolipoyllysine-residue succinyltransferase encodes MAIDIKVPTVGESINEVTLLKWVKNSGDYVNRDEVIAELESEKATFEVNAEKAGVLTTQVAEGDTLNIGDTIATIDDTAPKPAAPEGSEQAPADKIPAEAQKPAADKPVPAKEAAPANVKATPVASAIIADKGVNPKDVTPSGYSGKILKEDVLSALANPGKKSFDGGELFGRNERVQKMTSLRKTISRRLVEAKNTTAMLTTFNEVNMKPIMDIRAKYKDKFKEAHGVGLGFMSFFAKACAIALAEWPSVNAYIDGDQIIFHDYADISIAVSTPRGLTVPVIRNVESLSMAGVEKAVLDVAKKARDSKLTAEDLTGGTFTITNGGVFGSLISTPIINLPQSAILGMHNIVERPIAENGQVVIRPMMYIALSYDHRIVDGRESVSFLVRIKELLENPTLLLIQQDPIKTLLEL; translated from the coding sequence ATGGCAATTGATATAAAAGTTCCCACAGTTGGAGAGTCTATTAATGAAGTGACCTTGTTAAAGTGGGTTAAGAATTCGGGGGATTATGTTAATCGTGATGAAGTTATCGCGGAGCTGGAAAGCGAAAAAGCTACTTTTGAGGTAAATGCTGAAAAGGCGGGTGTTTTAACTACCCAGGTGGCTGAAGGGGATACGTTGAATATCGGAGATACCATTGCCACCATTGATGATACGGCGCCGAAACCGGCAGCTCCTGAAGGATCCGAACAGGCGCCTGCCGACAAAATCCCTGCAGAGGCACAAAAGCCCGCTGCGGATAAACCGGTTCCGGCCAAAGAAGCGGCTCCGGCGAATGTAAAAGCTACCCCGGTAGCTTCCGCAATTATTGCAGATAAGGGCGTAAATCCCAAAGATGTTACCCCCTCCGGATATTCCGGTAAAATACTGAAAGAAGATGTGTTGTCGGCCCTGGCAAACCCGGGTAAAAAATCTTTTGACGGTGGGGAATTGTTTGGTCGTAATGAACGCGTACAAAAGATGACCAGCCTGCGTAAAACCATCAGCCGCAGATTGGTAGAAGCAAAGAATACAACAGCCATGCTCACCACGTTCAACGAGGTGAACATGAAGCCCATTATGGATATACGGGCAAAGTATAAAGATAAGTTCAAGGAGGCGCACGGGGTTGGTTTGGGCTTTATGAGCTTTTTTGCCAAAGCCTGCGCTATAGCATTAGCTGAATGGCCTTCCGTGAACGCCTATATCGATGGCGATCAGATTATTTTCCATGATTATGCCGATATCAGCATTGCCGTGAGCACGCCCAGAGGTTTGACCGTTCCGGTGATCCGCAATGTAGAAAGTCTGAGCATGGCGGGTGTCGAAAAAGCCGTTCTGGATGTTGCAAAAAAGGCGCGCGACAGCAAATTAACCGCAGAAGACCTTACGGGTGGAACTTTTACCATCACTAATGGTGGCGTATTCGGCTCATTGATCAGCACGCCTATCATTAACCTGCCGCAGAGCGCAATACTGGGTATGCACAATATTGTGGAACGCCCCATTGCCGAGAACGGCCAGGTGGTGATCCGCCCAATGATGTACATAGCCCTGAGCTATGACCACAGAATAGTGGACGGACGGGAGTCTGTAAGTTTCCTGGTGCGGATAAAAGAGTTGCTTGAAAACCCCACTTTACTGCTGATACAGCAGGATCCGATTAAAACGTTACTGGAGTTATAA
- a CDS encoding 2-oxoglutarate dehydrogenase E1 component: MKDFSYITSSSPEFIENMYKEFVKDPGGVDTELKKFFEGFDFAVGNGLAEKNGTTAAAGTKSSATGADWRKEIAIYRLILGYRNKGHLLADTNPIKQRKDRGANLDLPFFGLSEEDLDHEYEAGSLIGLGTTTLRNILAHLKKCYAGHVGIEFKYISDQKKVDWLTNEMEKKFTNPLPLEQRKRILEKLNEGVMFEKFLHTKYVGQKRFSLEGGETTIPALDAIINKGAEMDVKEVVIGMAHRGRLNILANILGKTYEQIFSEFEGTGEINQTMGSGDVKYHLGYGSVIDATNGEKVHLKLMPNPSHLEAVDPVVLGFARCSANLLHNERYESVLPILIHGDAALAGQGVVYELLQMSKLKGYYTGGTIHFVINNQIGFTTDFSDARSADYCTSLAAMVQSPVLHVNGDDPEAVVKCAEIAVRYRNEFHADVFIDMVCYRKHGHNEGDDPKFTQPTMYALIDKHPNPREVYIKYLLDGGEEDAKELAKQMEQKFWDDLQDRLDEVKQHPLPYTYQEPELQWKSLRKAAPDDFDKSPDTAISGQDFVTVFNALMKFPEGFTPLRKVAKLLQDKVKLLDTEHKVDWATGELMAFGSLLLEGHDIRMSGQDVGRGTFSSRHAVLRDEVTDVSYNRLSQIPGATAKCRIYNSLLSEYAVLGFEYGFALASPNVLTLWEAQFGDFANGAQTLIDQFITSAEQKWNRMNGLVMLLPHGFEGQGPEHSSARIERFLQSCAELNIIVTNITTSANYFHALRRQLKWPFRKPMINFAPKANLRHPGSYSLQQEFTKGRFQELIDDTFADDPVAVKTVLFCSGKIYFDLAEKQLKDNRKNVAIIRMEQLYPLPKKQLDALYAKYKNAVWYWVQEEPLNMGAASFLQMNLKDINYGIIGRKPGAAPASGFMKVHKAEQEEIINTAFSM, translated from the coding sequence ATGAAAGATTTTTCCTATATCACGAGCTCTTCTCCGGAATTTATTGAGAATATGTACAAGGAGTTTGTGAAAGACCCCGGGGGCGTTGATACCGAGTTGAAAAAATTTTTTGAAGGATTTGATTTTGCCGTGGGCAATGGACTGGCGGAAAAAAACGGAACAACAGCGGCTGCCGGCACTAAATCATCGGCTACAGGGGCAGATTGGAGGAAGGAAATTGCCATTTACCGCCTGATACTGGGCTATAGGAATAAAGGACACCTGTTGGCGGACACCAATCCCATTAAACAAAGAAAAGACCGGGGCGCCAACCTGGACCTTCCGTTTTTCGGACTTTCAGAGGAGGACCTGGATCATGAATATGAAGCCGGAAGCCTTATCGGACTGGGCACCACCACGCTCCGGAATATACTGGCTCATTTAAAAAAATGCTATGCCGGGCATGTGGGTATCGAGTTTAAATACATCAGCGACCAGAAAAAAGTAGACTGGTTGACCAACGAGATGGAAAAGAAATTCACCAATCCCTTGCCGCTGGAACAAAGAAAACGCATCCTGGAAAAATTGAACGAAGGGGTGATGTTTGAAAAATTCCTTCATACAAAATATGTAGGGCAAAAACGTTTTTCGCTGGAAGGTGGGGAAACCACCATCCCCGCGCTGGACGCCATTATTAACAAAGGCGCCGAAATGGACGTAAAGGAAGTAGTGATCGGGATGGCGCACCGCGGCCGGCTGAATATATTGGCTAATATCCTGGGCAAGACCTACGAACAGATCTTTAGCGAGTTTGAAGGAACCGGGGAAATTAACCAAACCATGGGTAGCGGGGATGTGAAATATCACCTGGGATATGGTAGCGTGATTGATGCTACGAACGGGGAAAAAGTGCATTTGAAGCTGATGCCCAATCCGTCGCACCTGGAGGCTGTAGATCCTGTGGTGTTGGGCTTTGCCCGGTGCAGCGCCAACCTGTTGCACAATGAGCGTTATGAAAGTGTGCTGCCCATTTTAATACACGGCGATGCGGCATTGGCCGGTCAGGGTGTGGTGTACGAACTGCTGCAAATGTCTAAACTGAAGGGGTATTACACTGGTGGTACGATTCATTTTGTTATCAATAACCAGATTGGGTTCACGACCGATTTTTCCGATGCGCGGAGCGCAGACTATTGTACATCGCTCGCCGCCATGGTACAATCGCCGGTATTGCATGTGAATGGCGATGACCCCGAAGCAGTGGTGAAATGTGCTGAAATTGCCGTACGTTATCGCAATGAGTTTCATGCGGATGTGTTTATTGACATGGTTTGCTATCGCAAGCACGGGCACAATGAGGGAGACGACCCCAAGTTCACCCAACCCACGATGTACGCCTTGATCGATAAACATCCCAACCCCCGGGAAGTGTATATAAAATACCTGCTGGATGGCGGTGAAGAGGATGCGAAGGAACTGGCAAAGCAAATGGAGCAGAAATTCTGGGATGATCTGCAGGACCGCCTGGATGAAGTAAAGCAGCATCCGTTGCCGTATACTTACCAGGAACCTGAATTGCAATGGAAAAGCCTGCGTAAGGCGGCCCCGGATGATTTTGATAAAAGCCCGGATACGGCTATCAGCGGACAGGATTTTGTAACGGTATTCAATGCCCTGATGAAGTTCCCTGAAGGATTTACGCCGCTGCGGAAAGTGGCCAAACTGCTTCAGGATAAAGTAAAATTACTGGACACCGAACATAAAGTTGATTGGGCCACCGGCGAACTGATGGCTTTTGGAAGCTTATTGCTGGAAGGACATGATATCCGTATGTCTGGCCAGGACGTAGGCCGCGGTACTTTTAGCTCCCGGCACGCTGTGTTAAGAGATGAGGTTACGGATGTTTCCTATAATCGGCTAAGCCAGATACCCGGCGCCACTGCCAAGTGCAGGATCTACAATTCGCTGTTGAGCGAATATGCGGTGCTGGGCTTTGAATATGGTTTTGCGCTGGCGTCTCCCAATGTGTTAACGCTTTGGGAAGCACAATTTGGTGATTTCGCCAATGGAGCGCAAACATTGATCGATCAGTTTATCACCAGTGCTGAGCAAAAATGGAACCGGATGAACGGGTTGGTAATGCTGCTGCCTCATGGTTTTGAAGGACAGGGGCCGGAGCACAGCAGTGCGCGCATCGAACGCTTCTTACAGTCTTGTGCCGAACTGAATATTATCGTTACCAATATTACCACTTCCGCCAATTATTTTCACGCACTGCGCCGGCAACTGAAGTGGCCGTTCCGGAAGCCTATGATCAATTTTGCGCCTAAGGCCAACCTCCGGCATCCCGGCAGTTATTCCCTGCAGCAGGAATTTACGAAAGGCCGTTTCCAGGAGTTGATCGATGATACCTTTGCCGATGATCCGGTAGCAGTGAAAACGGTATTGTTCTGTTCAGGTAAAATTTATTTTGACCTGGCAGAAAAACAATTGAAAGATAATCGTAAGAACGTCGCCATCATTCGTATGGAGCAATTATATCCGCTGCCTAAAAAGCAATTGGATGCCTTGTACGCCAAATACAAAAATGCCGTTTGGTATTGGGTGCAGGAAGAACCGTTAAATATGGGTGCGGCTTCCTTCCTGCAAATGAACCTGAAAGATATTAATTATGGCATCATCGGGCGTAAACCTGGCGCGGCACCGGCTTCCGGCTTTATGAAAGTGCATAAGGCAGAGCAGGAAGAGATCATCAATACGGCGTTTTCTATGTAA
- a CDS encoding MBL fold metallo-hydrolase, whose product MMILFFLAVILILVAVTYWYMRLPQFGRPPAGERFQLMQQSPRFKKGKFENLRFTPTLTEGYSMWGVIKKQLFAKLPRRRPTDSIPSIKTDLSQLPSNRNLLVWFGHSSYFMQIDEKRFLIDPVLSGNASPLSGTARAFKGSDIYKTEDLPSIDYLLITHDHYDHLDYKTIRAIQSKVKQVVCPLGVAGHLIRWGYDVKDIIEKDWNETTLLDAGFRITTLPARHFSGRGFTRNNTLWTSYLLQTPSLTVYIGGDSGYDTHFAEIGNKFPGIDVAILENGQYNPAWHAIHMLPPEVLKAAKDLRAKRLFPVHSSKFALAQHPWDEPLKEVTRLNETDPIPLITPVIGSIVYLDDPGQQFEPWWTKIQ is encoded by the coding sequence ATGATGATCTTATTTTTTCTGGCAGTGATACTTATATTGGTCGCAGTGACTTATTGGTACATGCGTTTACCACAATTTGGCAGGCCTCCTGCGGGTGAACGCTTCCAGTTGATGCAACAATCTCCCCGATTTAAGAAAGGGAAATTCGAAAACCTCCGTTTTACGCCCACACTTACAGAAGGATACAGTATGTGGGGCGTAATAAAAAAGCAGTTGTTTGCAAAGTTGCCGCGCAGACGACCAACGGATAGCATACCTTCAATAAAGACAGATCTATCCCAACTGCCATCCAACCGCAACCTGCTTGTCTGGTTTGGCCATTCTTCTTACTTTATGCAGATCGATGAAAAACGTTTTCTTATTGATCCCGTACTAAGTGGCAATGCCTCACCCCTGTCCGGCACGGCACGGGCCTTTAAAGGAAGCGATATTTACAAAACCGAAGACCTGCCTTCCATCGACTATTTATTGATCACACATGACCATTACGACCACCTGGATTATAAAACCATCCGTGCAATACAATCAAAAGTAAAACAGGTTGTTTGTCCACTGGGCGTAGCCGGGCATCTTATCCGATGGGGCTATGATGTAAAAGACATTATCGAAAAAGACTGGAACGAAACCACTCTTTTGGATGCCGGTTTCCGTATCACTACCCTGCCGGCACGCCATTTCAGCGGACGGGGGTTTACCCGGAATAATACATTATGGACTTCCTATTTGTTGCAAACACCATCACTTACGGTATACATTGGCGGCGACAGCGGCTATGATACGCATTTTGCAGAAATAGGAAATAAGTTCCCGGGTATTGATGTAGCTATATTAGAAAACGGGCAATACAATCCGGCCTGGCACGCCATCCATATGTTGCCACCAGAAGTATTAAAAGCGGCGAAAGACCTGAGAGCAAAACGACTATTCCCTGTGCATTCGTCAAAATTTGCGCTGGCACAGCACCCCTGGGATGAGCCATTGAAAGAAGTAACAAGACTTAATGAAACCGACCCGATCCCGTTAATAACGCCAGTGATCGGCAGCATTGTTTACCTGGATGATCCGGGCCAGCAGTTTGAACCCTGGTGGACGAAAATTCAATAG
- a CDS encoding Rossmann-fold NAD(P)-binding domain-containing protein: MGLKIIITGTTGMVGEGVLLECLQNSDVETVLSVSRRPAGKTDPKLKEYLVPDFLQLQPDDEQLKGYDACFFCAGITSIGKKEDEYRVITYDTTLHFAKVLYGLNPQLVFIYVSGSGTDSTEKGRLMWARVKGKTENDLLQLGFRNAYMFRPAFMKAMPGQQFLLSAYKYFSWLYPVLKIITPNSASTLQQVGRAMINAATTGYRKPILEGKDILELSEK, translated from the coding sequence ATGGGATTAAAAATAATTATTACCGGAACCACAGGAATGGTTGGCGAGGGCGTTTTGCTCGAATGTCTGCAAAACTCCGATGTGGAAACTGTGTTATCCGTTAGCCGGAGACCTGCAGGCAAAACAGATCCCAAGCTCAAAGAATACCTTGTTCCCGATTTTTTGCAGTTACAGCCGGACGATGAACAGCTAAAAGGATATGATGCCTGCTTTTTCTGTGCGGGCATTACCAGCATTGGTAAAAAAGAAGACGAATACCGGGTGATCACCTACGATACAACACTTCATTTTGCAAAAGTGTTATATGGATTGAACCCACAACTGGTATTCATTTATGTAAGCGGCAGCGGCACAGATAGCACTGAAAAGGGGCGACTGATGTGGGCACGCGTAAAAGGGAAAACAGAAAATGATCTGTTGCAATTGGGATTCAGGAACGCTTATATGTTTCGACCCGCTTTTATGAAAGCCATGCCGGGGCAGCAGTTTCTATTATCTGCCTATAAATACTTTAGCTGGCTTTACCCGGTGCTTAAAATAATAACCCCTAACAGCGCCAGCACCCTCCAACAGGTAGGCCGGGCTATGATCAACGCCGCCACCACGGGTTACCGCAAACCCATACTGGAAGGCAAGGATATACTGGAGTTAAGTGAAAAGTAA